A stretch of the Arachis stenosperma cultivar V10309 chromosome 6, arast.V10309.gnm1.PFL2, whole genome shotgun sequence genome encodes the following:
- the LOC130933000 gene encoding protein RICE SALT SENSITIVE 3-like, translating to MESGLPLLHCLLQHTLRNLCSSSTSTSDSSSSSSSSKWVYAVFWRIVPRNFPPPRWEFGGSALDRSKGNKRNWILVWEDGFCDFNECQHGRSLNERFGAEVFFKMSHEVYNFGEGLLGKVAADNSHKWVYGDTQNGCESDYVGTWNSSSDHQPRAWEFQFNSGIQTVAVIGVREGLVQLGSFNKIAEDLNIVTSIQRKFSYLQSIPGVFAIQRPSYLPIQQQNPYIAKSNFQIMDSNNDMPLSNYNMVINQIGSINNNNNNNNNNNNNNSSRILEEKSNYFSMVAINMMGRNNNNNNNSLQDGTQQGTMQQQSLWSGPSTLPNMSCSLGALLSRLPNEVPSCFNPNSQVLETNNRMIINTTTQRVKIEDSGFHLGGDADHKENARS from the exons ATGGAAAGTGGATTACCCTTGCTTCATTGTCTCTTGCAACATACTCTTAGAAACCTATgctcttcttcaacttctacttcagattcttcttcttcttcttcttcctccaaaTGGGTTTACGCTGTTTTTTGGAGAATTGTACCAAGAAACTTCCCTCCTCCAAG GTGGGAATTTGGTGGAAGTGCTCTTGATCGTTCCAAAGGGAACAAAAGAAACTG GATCCTTGTTTGGGAAGATGGATTCTGTGATTTCAATGAATGCCAACATGGAAGGAGCTTGAATGAAAGGTTTGGAGCTGAAGTTTTCTTCAAAATGTCTCATGAAGTTTACAACTTTGGAGAAGG attacTAGGGAAAGTGGCTGCAGATAATAGTCACAAATGGGTTTATGGTGACACTCAAAATGGGTGTGAATCTGACTACGTTGGTACATGGAATTCTTCAAGTGATCAT CAACCAAGAGCTTGGGAGTTTCAGTTCAATTCAGGTATTCAG ACTGTTGCTGTCATTGGTGTTAGAGAAGGCTTAGTGCAGCTTGGTTCATTTAACAAG ATTGCTGAAGATCTGAACATAGTGACGAGCATACAAAGAAAATTCAGCTACCTTCAAAGCATACCAGGTGTGTTTGCAATTCAAAGACCATCATACTTACCTATCCAACAACAAAATCCATACATTGCAAAATCCAATTTCCAAATCATGGACTCCAATAATGACATGCCTCTCTCAAACTACAACATGGTTATCAACCAAATTGgatcaattaataataataataataataataataataataataataataatagtagtagAATACTTGAAGAAAAATCAAACTATTTTTCCATGGTAGCAATCAACATGATGGgaaggaataataataataataataatagtctACAAGATGGAACACAACAAGGGACAATGCAACAACAAAGTCTTTGGTCAGGTCCTTCTACTTTGCCAAACATGTCTTGTAGTCTTGGCGCATTGCTATCAAGGCTTCCTAATGAAGTTCCATCATGCTTTAATCCCAACTCTCAAGTTCTTGAAACCAATAATAGGATGATCATCAACACCACAACCCAAagggtgaagattgaagactcTGGATTTCATCTTGGTGGTGATGCTGATCATAAAGAAAACGCCAGGTCTTAA
- the LOC130934915 gene encoding thiol-disulfide oxidoreductase LTO1-like: MATFTFSMSLSSFRSFVPIWHHRSLGLFDVTQRMRLPPPLKCSTAKPDQETKVPATSSGSGEWTHKLTARIGRIDFLETSYLTYLKLTSSEAFCPIGGSPCGDILNNDYALIFGVSLPLVGMVAYGLVAALGLQLATKKMLPFGIGRSSSQLMVLGTTTSMAAASAYFLFILSTKFSGLTSSYCLLSAFLSFSVDGG; encoded by the exons ATGGCCACTTTCACCTTCTCCATGTCCCTATCGTCTTTTCGTTCCTTTGTGCCCATTTGGCACCACCGGAGCTTGGGCCTCTTTGACGTCACGCAGCGTATGAGGTTGCCGCCGCCTCTCAAATGCTCCACCGCAAAACCCGATCAGGAAACCAAGGTTCCCGCCACTTCCTCCGGCTCCGGCGAATGGACTCATAAGCTGACCGCGAGGATCGGCCGGATCGACTTCCTTGAAACCTCGTACCTTACCTACCTGAAGCTCACCAGTTCCGAAGCATTTTGCCCTATCGGTGGTTCTCCCTGCGGCGACATACTCAACAATGATTACGCGcttatttttg GTGTTTCTCTTCCTTTAGTTGGGATGGTGGCATATGGCTTGGTTGCGGCGCTTGGTTTGCAATTGGCCACAAAGAAGATGTTGCCTTTTGGGATTGGCAGGTCCAGCTCCCAGCTCATGGTGTTGGGAACCACTACCTCCATGGCAGCTGCTAGTGCCTATTTCTTGTTCATTCTCAGCACAAAATTCTCTGGGTTGACTTCCTCATACTGTTTGCTTTCGGCATTCTTGTCTTTCAGCGTTGATGGTGGCTGA
- the LOC130935578 gene encoding cysteine proteinase mucunain-like: MASSFTIFLFFFTLFTLFTLSYASDMSIISYDKTHSNTWRTDEEVMAMYEEWLVKHGKKSSNGLLSGESKNRFEIFKDNLRFIDEQNSLPNRTFQLGLNRFADLTNEEYRAKYLGTRMDPNRRMMKAKTRSNRYAPRVGDKLPESVDWRKEGAVVGVKDQGGCGSCWAFSTIAAVEGINKIVTGDLISLSEQELVDCDTSYNEGCNGGLMDYAFEFIINNGGIDSEADYPYTGYDGICDQNRKNAKVVKIDSYEDVPAYDELALKKAVANQPVAVAIEGGGREFQLYVSGVFTGKCGTALDHGVAAVGYGSEGGHEYWIVRNSWGASWGEDGYIRMERNLGNSRAGKCGIAIEPSYPIKNGPNPPNPGPSPPSPVRPPSVCDNYFSCQSGNTCCCLFQFGNACFEWGCCPLEGATCCDDHYSCCPADYPVCDTYRGLCLKNKNNPFGVKALKRTAAKPHWAFNGVSSA; this comes from the exons ATGGCTTCATCCTTcaccatcttcctcttcttcttcactctctTCACTCTCTTCACTCTTTCATATGCATCAGACATGTCCATAATCTCGTACGACAAAACCCACTCCAACACATGGAGAACCGATGAGGAAGTCATGGCTATGTACGAGGAATGGCTTGTGAAGCatggaaagaaatcaagtaacgGTCTCTTGAGTGGTGAGAGCAAGAATCGGTTCGAGATCTTTAAGGATAACCTCCGGTTTATTGATGAACAGAACAGTTTACCGAACCGGACTTTCCAGCTCGGTCTGAACCGGTTCGCCGATCTGACCAACGAAGAGTACAGGGCTAAGTACTTGGGTACCAGGATGGATCCTAACCGTCGGATGATGAAGGCTAAGACCAGGAGCAACCGATACGCGCCACGTGTCGGGGACAAGTTGCCGGAGAGTGTTGATTGGAGGAAGGAAGGTGCTGTTGTTGGAGTCAAAGACCAAGGAGGATGTG GGAGTTGTTGGGCATTCTCAACAATTGCTGCAGTGGAAGGAATAAACAAGATCGTAACAGGGGATCTGATTTCACTGTCAGAGCAAGAACTTGTGGACTGTGATACATCATACAATGAAGGGTGTAATGGTGGACTCATGGACTATGCCTTtgagttcatcatcaacaatggtGGCATTGACTCTGAAGCCGATTACCCTTACACTGGCTATGATGGCATATGTGACCAAAACAGG AAAAATGCTAAGGTTGTGAAGATTGATAGCTATGAAGATGTTCCTGCCTATGATGAATTGGCATTGAAAAAGGCCGTTGCCAATCAGCCCGTGGCAGTTGCCATTGAAGGAGGTGGCAGGGAATTCCAGTTATATGTATCT GGTGTATTCACAGGAAAATGTGGAACAGCATTGGACCATGGAGTTGCTGCTGTAGGGTATGGGTCAGAAGGTGGGCATGAGTATTGGATTGTGAGGAACTCATGGGGAGCTAGCTGGGGAGAGGACGGTTACATCCGAATGGAGCGGAATCTTGGTAACAGCAGAGCAGGCAAGTGTGGAATCGCCATCGAGCCTTCTTACCCTATTAAGAATGGCCCCAATCCTCCTAACCCCGGACCATCTCCGCCGTCGCCTGTGAGGCCGCCGTCGGTGTGTGATAACTACTTCAGCTGCCAATCTGGAAACACATGCTGCTGCCTTTTCCAGTTTGGAAATGCATGCTTTGAATGGGGATGCTGCCCTCTTGAAGGTGCTACCTGCTGTGATGATCACTACAGCTGCTGCCCTGCCGACTACCCCGTTTGTGACACTTACAGAGGTCTTTGCCTCAAG AACAAGAACAACCCATTTGGAGTGAAGGCGTTGAAGAGAACTGCAGCTAAACCTCACTGGGCCTTCAATGGTGTGAGCAGTGCTTAA